A genomic window from Clostridium aceticum includes:
- a CDS encoding thioredoxin family protein yields MIFREIFASAGSFQAFLKEDQDVHREKTLEIYKGILLQEELVEKIKLIDKTVYILAFAEIWCPDCVINVPALQKMSDNNENIKIGILPRKGNEVYMEKYKVGGKTKLPTFVILDDQYNEKGVFIETPKILRDAIAKGNEVEITIAKRKYKKGEYITNTIEEILDTIFRK; encoded by the coding sequence ATGATTTTTCGCGAAATTTTTGCATCTGCAGGATCTTTCCAAGCTTTTTTAAAGGAAGATCAAGATGTTCATCGGGAAAAGACATTGGAGATATACAAAGGTATTCTTTTACAGGAAGAATTGGTGGAGAAAATTAAGTTGATTGATAAAACAGTATATATATTGGCTTTTGCTGAAATATGGTGCCCGGATTGTGTGATTAATGTACCAGCACTACAAAAAATGAGCGATAATAACGAGAACATTAAAATCGGTATATTGCCTAGAAAGGGCAATGAGGTTTATATGGAGAAATATAAAGTAGGAGGGAAGACAAAACTCCCTACATTTGTGATTCTAGATGATCAATATAATGAAAAAGGTGTTTTTATAGAAACTCCCAAAATTTTGCGGGATGCTATAGCAAAGGGCAATGAAGTAGAGATTACCATTGCAAAAAGAAAATATAAAAAAGGTGAGTATATAACCAATACAATTGAAGAAATATTAGATACCATTTTTAGAAAGTAG
- the lysS gene encoding lysine--tRNA ligase, with protein MTSNHEEEKSLSELLKIRREKLDHLKNIGKDPFKVEKVDITHYSQQIKENFDALEGQRVTIAGRLMAKRGHGKAGFINIQDKEGRIQAYVREDAIGEEAYSLFVEYDIGDIIEIKGDIFKTQKGEISVKASEVYLVSKSLQILPDKWHGLKDPDLRYRQRYVDLIVNPDVKETFLKRNKIIKAIRNFLDDRGYLEVETPILTTVAGGAAARPFLTHHNTLDLDMQLRIANELYLKRLIVGGFDKVYEMGKMFRNEGISIKHNPEFTNIELYAAYEDYESMMEITENLVAYCAEKVNGTTLVNYQGTEIDFKPPWKRVSMHDLVKEKTSVDFYAVESDEEARKIAKSQLHLEVKDNMTRGHLVNLAFEEFCEKDLMQPTFVLHHPVEVSPLAKRNPDNPLITNRFEAFANTWEIANAFSELNDPIDQKQRFEEQLKQRESGDEEAHPMDEDFINALEVGLPPTGGLGIGVDRLIMLLTDSASIRDIILFPTMKPIIKED; from the coding sequence ATGACAAGTAACCACGAAGAAGAAAAAAGTTTAAGCGAACTATTGAAAATAAGAAGAGAAAAATTAGATCACTTAAAGAATATAGGAAAAGATCCTTTTAAGGTAGAAAAGGTAGATATAACACATTATAGTCAACAAATAAAGGAAAATTTCGATGCACTAGAGGGACAGAGGGTAACGATTGCAGGAAGACTTATGGCTAAAAGAGGTCATGGTAAAGCAGGCTTTATAAATATACAAGATAAAGAAGGTCGTATTCAAGCTTATGTAAGAGAAGATGCTATTGGTGAAGAAGCTTATAGTTTATTTGTTGAGTATGATATCGGAGATATCATTGAAATCAAAGGGGATATATTCAAAACTCAAAAGGGTGAAATATCTGTAAAGGCATCTGAAGTATACCTAGTATCAAAATCACTACAGATTTTACCAGACAAGTGGCATGGTCTAAAGGACCCAGATTTAAGATATAGACAAAGATATGTAGATTTAATCGTCAACCCAGATGTTAAGGAAACTTTTTTAAAGAGAAATAAAATCATTAAGGCAATAAGAAACTTTTTAGATGATAGGGGTTATCTAGAGGTAGAGACACCTATATTAACAACCGTTGCTGGGGGTGCGGCAGCAAGACCATTTTTAACCCATCACAACACATTAGACTTAGATATGCAGCTTAGAATCGCAAATGAACTTTATCTTAAGCGGCTCATCGTAGGTGGATTCGATAAAGTTTATGAAATGGGGAAGATGTTTAGAAATGAAGGAATTTCTATAAAACACAACCCTGAATTTACTAATATAGAACTTTATGCAGCCTATGAAGACTATGAGTCTATGATGGAAATAACAGAAAATCTAGTGGCATACTGTGCAGAGAAAGTAAATGGAACTACTTTAGTAAATTATCAGGGAACAGAAATAGATTTTAAACCACCTTGGAAGAGAGTTTCTATGCATGACTTAGTAAAAGAAAAAACCAGTGTTGATTTCTATGCTGTTGAAAGTGATGAAGAGGCTAGAAAAATTGCTAAGAGTCAATTGCATTTAGAGGTTAAAGACAATATGACAAGAGGACATCTAGTGAACTTGGCCTTTGAAGAGTTTTGTGAAAAGGACCTAATGCAGCCAACATTTGTATTGCATCATCCTGTGGAGGTTTCTCCTCTGGCCAAAAGGAATCCAGATAATCCACTTATTACAAATAGGTTTGAGGCTTTTGCAAATACATGGGAAATAGCGAATGCTTTTTCAGAGCTAAATGATCCTATTGACCAAAAACAAAGGTTTGAAGAGCAGCTAAAACAAAGAGAATCTGGAGATGAGGAAGCACATCCAATGGATGAGGACTTTATCAATGCATTGGAGGTAGGACTACCTCCTACAGGTGGGCTAGGTATAGGGGTAGATAGATTAATTATGCTTCTTACAGATTCAGCTTCAATCAGAGATATTATTTTATTTCCAACAATGAAGCCAATAATAAAAGAGGACTAG
- the greA gene encoding transcription elongation factor GreA, with product MVDKEVVLTLKGLKKIEDELEHLKTVRRKEVAERIKQAIAFGDISENSEYDEAKNEQAQMEERIMKLEGMLKKARVIDEDDINLDQVSIGTTVQVEDIEFDEIVEYTIVGSAEADPYELKISNESPVGRALLGKKIGDTVEVQIPDGVTTYKVLKIEKGEIDG from the coding sequence ATGGTAGATAAAGAGGTTGTTTTAACCCTTAAAGGGCTAAAAAAAATAGAGGATGAGCTAGAGCACTTAAAAACTGTTAGAAGAAAAGAAGTGGCAGAACGTATTAAACAAGCCATCGCTTTTGGAGATATAAGCGAGAACTCTGAATATGATGAAGCAAAAAATGAACAAGCACAAATGGAAGAAAGAATTATGAAGCTAGAGGGCATGTTGAAAAAAGCAAGGGTAATTGATGAAGATGACATCAACTTAGACCAGGTTAGCATAGGGACTACTGTGCAAGTAGAAGATATAGAATTTGATGAAATCGTAGAGTACACGATTGTTGGTTCTGCTGAAGCAGACCCATATGAATTAAAAATATCTAATGAGTCTCCTGTAGGAAGAGCCCTTTTAGGTAAGAAAATAGGAGATACTGTAGAGGTGCAAATTCCTGATGGCGTAACAACGTATAAAGTGTTAAAAATAGAAAAAGGTGAGATAGACGGATAA
- the dusB gene encoding tRNA dihydrouridine synthase DusB encodes MKIGENILENNVFLAPMAGVTDLPFRLICREMGCGMVYTEMVSAKGLYYGDKNTEELLKIEENEKPVALQIFGSEPDVMAKAAYYLNDRENVILDINMGCPTPKIIKNGDGSALMKNPKLAQEVIQAVVKESVKPVTVKIRKGWDSENVNAVEMAKRIEDGGAKAVAVHGRTREQFYTGRADWEIIRQVKEAVKIPVIGNGDVFTVEDAMNLLDQTKCDGIMIGRGAQGNPFLFHRIYHYIKTQEILPKPTIKQVIDTIQRHMALVIRYKGEYVAVREMRKHIAWYLKGFKNAAEVRRMINVVQSINEMENILLQYLNTFSSEKV; translated from the coding sequence ATGAAGATAGGAGAAAACATTTTAGAAAACAATGTATTCCTAGCTCCTATGGCAGGAGTAACAGATTTACCTTTTCGTTTAATTTGCCGAGAAATGGGTTGTGGCATGGTTTACACAGAAATGGTAAGTGCAAAAGGTCTTTATTATGGTGATAAAAATACAGAAGAATTATTAAAGATTGAGGAAAATGAAAAGCCTGTAGCTTTACAAATTTTTGGTTCTGAACCAGATGTTATGGCCAAAGCTGCTTATTATCTTAATGATAGAGAAAATGTTATTTTAGATATCAATATGGGTTGTCCCACACCTAAGATTATAAAAAACGGAGATGGCAGTGCTCTTATGAAAAATCCTAAATTGGCTCAAGAAGTGATCCAGGCGGTTGTTAAGGAGTCTGTAAAGCCAGTGACGGTAAAAATTAGAAAGGGTTGGGACAGCGAAAATGTCAATGCTGTAGAGATGGCAAAGAGGATAGAGGATGGGGGGGCTAAGGCGGTGGCAGTGCACGGTAGAACCCGTGAACAGTTTTATACTGGAAGAGCAGATTGGGAGATTATTCGACAAGTAAAGGAAGCGGTGAAAATTCCTGTGATTGGAAATGGAGATGTATTTACCGTCGAGGATGCTATGAATTTATTAGATCAAACTAAATGTGACGGTATTATGATAGGTAGAGGTGCCCAGGGAAATCCTTTCTTATTTCATCGAATCTATCATTACATAAAGACACAGGAGATATTACCAAAGCCTACAATAAAGCAGGTAATTGACACAATACAAAGACATATGGCTTTGGTTATTAGGTACAAAGGAGAATATGTGGCAGTAAGAGAAATGCGTAAACATATTGCATGGTATCTAAAAGGTTTCAAAAACGCTGCTGAAGTACGACGAATGATCAACGTTGTCCAGTCCATAAACGAAATGGAAAACATTCTTCTCCAATATTTAAATACATTTTCTTCTGAGAAAGTGTAA
- a CDS encoding type III pantothenate kinase produces the protein MILVFDVGNTNIVLGLYRDDVLIDSWRISTDKDKSSDEYGILIHQLFQYSGRNPQEVEDVIVSSVVPNIMYSLEHSIRKIFNIEPLIVGPGVKTGMDIKYDNPKQVGADRIVNAVAAYEKYGGPLIIVDFGTATTFCAISAKGEYLGGTIAPGIKISSEALFQRAAKLPRVELIKPGKVICKNTVNSMQSGIIYGYVGLVEYIIKKMNRELKGHSTRVIATGGLSTLIASETKYINIVDKFLTLEGLRIIYERNREDRITKVK, from the coding sequence ATGATTTTAGTTTTTGATGTGGGTAATACAAATATTGTATTAGGACTATATAGGGATGATGTGTTGATAGACTCTTGGCGAATTTCTACTGATAAAGATAAGTCTTCAGATGAATATGGTATTTTAATTCATCAGTTGTTTCAATATAGCGGAAGAAATCCTCAAGAGGTTGAGGATGTGATTGTATCTTCTGTAGTGCCTAATATCATGTATTCCTTAGAACATTCCATCAGAAAGATATTTAATATTGAGCCGTTAATAGTAGGGCCTGGCGTAAAAACCGGGATGGACATTAAGTATGATAATCCTAAACAGGTGGGAGCAGACCGAATTGTAAATGCAGTAGCCGCTTATGAAAAATACGGTGGTCCCTTGATTATCGTGGACTTTGGTACGGCAACTACTTTTTGTGCTATATCTGCAAAAGGTGAGTACTTGGGCGGGACGATTGCTCCAGGAATAAAAATTTCCAGTGAGGCACTGTTCCAAAGAGCCGCTAAGCTTCCTAGGGTGGAACTAATAAAACCAGGAAAAGTGATTTGTAAAAATACTGTAAATAGTATGCAATCAGGTATTATTTACGGATATGTAGGTCTGGTGGAATATATCATCAAGAAAATGAATAGAGAACTTAAGGGACATAGCACAAGAGTAATCGCTACAGGTGGATTATCCACCCTGATTGCTAGTGAAACTAAATACATTAATATAGTAGATAAGTTTTTGACCTTAGAAGGACTAAGAATTATTTATGAAAGAAATAGAGAAGATCGAATAACAAAAGTAAAATAG
- a CDS encoding ECF transporter S component, with protein sequence MSICSKELKGSKNRISTKKMAVAGMLGGFSVALSMTPIGYIPIPFLGINATTMHIPVIIGAILGGPMVGTFVGMIFGVSSFLRATTPFFADPLVAILPRLLIGIMSYYTYKLSRNAIVPAVVGTATNTLGVMGMIYLRGYLPLEAVLSIAAINGTAEVVVSSFIIYAVVKAMKNFIKTS encoded by the coding sequence ATGTCAATTTGCAGTAAAGAGTTAAAAGGCAGTAAAAACAGAATTTCTACCAAAAAAATGGCAGTCGCAGGAATGTTAGGAGGGTTTTCTGTAGCCCTAAGCATGACGCCTATTGGGTACATCCCTATTCCTTTTTTAGGAATCAACGCTACAACAATGCACATACCAGTCATTATCGGAGCGATCTTAGGGGGACCTATGGTAGGAACTTTTGTAGGGATGATTTTTGGCGTTAGTAGTTTTTTAAGGGCGACAACACCATTTTTTGCAGATCCTCTTGTAGCCATCTTGCCTAGATTGTTGATTGGTATCATGAGTTATTATACCTACAAACTATCTAGGAATGCTATTGTGCCAGCAGTAGTAGGTACAGCTACCAATACATTAGGTGTTATGGGGATGATTTATTTAAGAGGATATTTGCCACTAGAAGCTGTACTAAGTATAGCAGCTATCAATGGTACTGCGGAGGTAGTGGTTTCATCCTTTATTATATATGCTGTAGTGAAGGCGATGAAAAACTTTATTAAAACAAGTTAG
- a CDS encoding biotin--[acetyl-CoA-carboxylase] ligase codes for MKEKILKELYTHQGKYVSGEELSEKFQVSRTAIWKHMNNLKKQGYTIETTHKKGYRLVETTEKLIKEALKEHLETEEIGQEILCFDSIDSTNNYCKKIAKDAVHGTVVISEEQTVGRGRLGRNWSSPKGEGIWMSIVLKPSIPPTEGMKMTQIAAASVCKAIREITDVEAYIKWPNDIVVGGKKVCGILTEMAGELHKIDYLIVGMGINVNNQEFPEEFQGIATSLTIQKGKKIDRKTLILCILKTFEELYQHYICQGTLEKTLEIIRLYSAVLGKTIRIIKGEEEIKGKVLEINDEGLLKVQLEDGRQEMLISGEISIRSENGYI; via the coding sequence TTGAAGGAGAAAATATTAAAGGAACTTTATACCCATCAGGGTAAATATGTTTCTGGGGAAGAACTTAGTGAAAAGTTTCAAGTGTCTCGAACTGCCATTTGGAAACATATGAATAACTTGAAAAAGCAAGGTTATACTATAGAAACCACTCATAAGAAAGGCTATAGACTAGTAGAAACTACTGAAAAGTTAATAAAGGAAGCATTGAAAGAACATCTAGAAACAGAAGAGATAGGACAGGAAATTCTTTGTTTTGACAGTATAGATTCTACCAATAATTACTGCAAAAAAATTGCAAAAGATGCCGTTCATGGTACTGTAGTCATTAGTGAAGAACAAACAGTAGGGAGAGGAAGATTAGGTAGAAACTGGAGTTCTCCTAAAGGAGAAGGTATATGGATGTCTATAGTCTTAAAACCATCTATTCCTCCCACTGAAGGTATGAAAATGACTCAGATAGCAGCAGCCTCAGTATGCAAGGCAATAAGAGAGATAACTGATGTAGAGGCTTATATCAAGTGGCCGAATGATATTGTTGTTGGTGGAAAGAAGGTTTGTGGTATTCTAACAGAAATGGCTGGAGAGTTACATAAGATTGACTACTTGATAGTAGGTATGGGAATCAATGTGAACAACCAAGAATTCCCAGAAGAGTTTCAGGGTATTGCCACTTCTTTAACCATACAAAAGGGTAAAAAGATAGATCGTAAAACCTTGATTCTCTGTATATTGAAAACATTTGAGGAACTTTATCAACATTATATATGTCAAGGTACTTTAGAGAAAACCTTAGAAATCATAAGACTTTATTCTGCTGTTCTTGGAAAAACTATTAGGATTATAAAAGGAGAGGAAGAAATAAAGGGAAAGGTATTGGAAATTAACGATGAAGGACTATTAAAAGTACAACTAGAGGACGGCAGACAAGAAATGCTAATATCGGGGGAAATATCTATACGATCTGAAAATGGATATATATAA
- a CDS encoding sodium ion-translocating decarboxylase subunit beta translates to MKEVLFKLWTTTAFPSFTWQQLIMIFVACILLYLAIGKKFEPLLLVPIAFGMLMTNFPLSGVMEVGDGRTPGGLLYYFYQGIKLGIFPPLIFLGVGAMTDFGPLIANPKSLFLGAAAQFGIFFTFVGAIMMGFTSQEAGSIAIIGGADGPTAIFLTSQLAPHLLGPIAVAAYSYMALVPIIQPPIMKALTTKKERMIKMKQLRNVSKLEKVLFPIMVTIVVCILLPSATPLVGMLMFGNLLRESGVTERLSKTAQNELINIVTILLGLGVGATAQAEYFLQWGTIQIIVLGVVAFAVGTAGGVLLGKVMNKFMGGDAINPLIGSAGVSAVPMAARVSQVVGQKENPGNFLLMHAMGPNVAGVIGSAVAAGVLLSLF, encoded by the coding sequence ATGAAGGAAGTGTTATTTAAGCTTTGGACTACGACTGCTTTTCCCAGTTTTACTTGGCAGCAGTTGATCATGATTTTTGTAGCCTGCATATTGCTGTACTTAGCTATTGGAAAAAAATTCGAACCATTGCTTTTGGTACCTATTGCCTTCGGGATGTTGATGACGAATTTTCCTCTTAGCGGTGTTATGGAGGTGGGAGATGGAAGGACGCCTGGGGGGCTATTGTATTACTTTTACCAAGGGATCAAGTTAGGAATTTTTCCACCACTGATTTTTTTAGGTGTTGGTGCTATGACGGATTTTGGGCCCCTAATAGCGAATCCTAAAAGTTTATTTTTAGGAGCGGCAGCACAGTTTGGTATATTTTTTACTTTTGTTGGTGCAATTATGATGGGTTTTACCAGCCAGGAAGCAGGGTCTATCGCTATTATAGGTGGAGCAGACGGTCCTACGGCTATTTTCTTAACATCACAACTAGCACCCCATCTGCTGGGACCTATTGCGGTAGCGGCTTATTCGTATATGGCTTTGGTTCCTATTATTCAGCCTCCGATTATGAAGGCACTTACAACCAAAAAAGAGCGTATGATTAAAATGAAACAATTGAGGAATGTATCTAAGCTAGAAAAAGTCCTTTTTCCTATAATGGTTACCATAGTAGTGTGTATATTATTACCATCTGCTACACCATTAGTGGGTATGCTGATGTTTGGAAATTTACTGAGAGAATCAGGGGTGACAGAGCGTCTTTCTAAAACGGCACAAAATGAACTGATTAATATCGTAACAATTTTACTAGGTCTGGGTGTAGGGGCTACAGCACAGGCAGAGTACTTTTTGCAGTGGGGAACTATACAAATTATTGTACTAGGGGTTGTTGCCTTTGCTGTAGGAACGGCAGGCGGTGTGCTTTTAGGAAAAGTAATGAATAAGTTTATGGGGGGAGATGCTATTAACCCTCTAATCGGCTCAGCAGGTGTATCGGCGGTGCCGATGGCAGCTAGGGTTTCACAAGTTGTTGGACAAAAAGAAAATCCCGGTAATTTTCTGCTGATGCATGCAATGGGACCTAATGTTGCAGGAGTCATAGGCTCCGCTGTAGCAGCGGGTGTGCTGTTGTCTTTATTCTAA
- a CDS encoding biotin/lipoyl-containing protein — translation MRKFHIIVNGVSYEVEVEEIKDNVATPKIQTPPIAVKSAPARPSAKSMAVQAAKVESPMPGIVLKVFVKEGQEVKEGEVLLILEAMKLENEIYAPVDGIVTGVHVTEGASVANNELLISLE, via the coding sequence ATGAGAAAGTTTCATATAATCGTTAATGGTGTGAGTTATGAAGTAGAAGTTGAAGAAATAAAAGATAATGTTGCAACTCCAAAGATACAGACGCCCCCTATAGCAGTAAAGTCTGCTCCTGCTAGGCCGTCAGCAAAGTCGATGGCTGTACAAGCTGCTAAAGTGGAGTCGCCAATGCCGGGAATTGTTTTAAAAGTTTTTGTTAAGGAAGGTCAGGAAGTAAAAGAAGGGGAGGTATTGCTTATATTAGAAGCAATGAAGCTGGAAAATGAAATCTATGCTCCGGTGGATGGTATTGTAACTGGAGTTCATGTGACAGAAGGTGCATCTGTAGCTAATAATGAACTGCTAATATCTCTAGAATAG
- a CDS encoding OadG family protein: MELIERMKMASDLRNMSAGEKVLGSVQVALLGISIVFAVLFLLFLAIHLMEKLLDRKKVKKKVIQPQPIAEVEEVLEEVSVDDTELVAVITAAVAASLNTPTDNIIVKNITRIPDTTPVWGKLGRMQQVKEYNRR; the protein is encoded by the coding sequence ATGGAATTAATAGAAAGAATGAAGATGGCTTCAGACTTAAGAAATATGTCAGCCGGAGAGAAAGTTCTTGGAAGTGTACAGGTAGCTTTATTAGGTATAAGTATTGTTTTTGCTGTTCTTTTTCTGCTGTTCTTAGCTATTCATCTAATGGAGAAGCTTTTAGATAGAAAAAAAGTTAAAAAAAAGGTTATTCAACCCCAGCCCATTGCTGAAGTAGAGGAAGTGTTAGAAGAAGTATCGGTGGATGATACTGAATTGGTAGCTGTAATTACTGCTGCTGTTGCTGCTAGTTTAAACACGCCTACCGATAATATTATTGTTAAAAACATTACAAGGATACCTGATACAACACCGGTTTGGGGGAAACTGGGGCGTATGCAGCAAGTCAAAGAATACAATAGGCGTTAA
- a CDS encoding acyl-CoA carboxylase subunit beta → MMTLDKLEDLRQRKEKIQLGGGKKKIDSQHEKGKLTARERIHLLFDEGTFVEINAFVKHTCTSFGMNKIETPGEGVVTGYGMVEGRLVYAYAQDFTVIGGSLGQMHAQKIVNLQDMALKMGAPIIGMNDSGGARIQEGVDALSGYGHIFYRNTISSGVIPQITAIMGPCAGGAVYSPAIADFIFMVDKTSQMFITGPQVIKTVTGEEVSAEVLGGATTHNSISGVAHFISPTDADCISEIRRLLAFLPSNNMDVPPVLATEDDINKVITELDEIIPENPNKPYDMKQIIGQVADEGNFFEVQPYFAANIITGFIRLNGQSVGVIANQPKVLAGCLDIDASDKAGRFIRTCDAFNIPVVNFVDVPGFLPGTSQEYGGIIRHGAKMLYVYSEATVPKITLILRKAYGGAYIAMCNKELGADIVLAWPTAEIAVMGPEGAANIIFKKEIADAEDPQTARAEMIENYKKEFATPYQAAERGYVDDVIEPSATRPRLIDALNMLASKRETRPPKKHGNIPL, encoded by the coding sequence ATTATGACTTTAGATAAACTAGAGGACCTTCGCCAACGGAAAGAAAAAATTCAGTTAGGTGGAGGAAAAAAGAAAATTGATAGTCAACATGAAAAGGGAAAATTAACTGCAAGAGAGAGAATTCATCTATTATTTGATGAAGGAACTTTTGTGGAAATAAACGCTTTTGTTAAACACACATGTACAAGCTTTGGCATGAATAAGATAGAAACACCGGGGGAAGGTGTGGTGACAGGATATGGCATGGTGGAGGGTAGGCTCGTCTATGCATATGCCCAGGATTTCACTGTAATAGGTGGATCCTTAGGACAGATGCATGCACAGAAAATTGTAAATTTACAGGATATGGCACTAAAAATGGGAGCCCCTATTATAGGAATGAACGATTCTGGTGGTGCTAGAATTCAGGAGGGGGTAGATGCTCTTTCGGGGTATGGACACATTTTTTATCGGAATACGATTTCTTCAGGCGTGATACCGCAAATCACTGCTATTATGGGACCTTGTGCAGGTGGAGCAGTATACTCACCAGCCATTGCTGATTTTATTTTTATGGTGGATAAAACTAGCCAAATGTTTATTACAGGACCCCAAGTAATTAAGACTGTAACAGGTGAAGAGGTGAGTGCAGAAGTTTTAGGTGGTGCCACGACCCATAATTCTATCAGTGGGGTAGCGCACTTTATTTCTCCTACTGATGCAGACTGTATTAGTGAGATAAGAAGGTTGCTTGCTTTTCTGCCATCCAATAATATGGATGTACCACCGGTTTTGGCAACAGAAGATGACATAAACAAAGTTATTACAGAACTAGATGAAATCATTCCAGAGAACCCCAATAAGCCTTATGATATGAAACAGATTATTGGGCAGGTAGCAGATGAAGGGAACTTTTTTGAAGTACAACCTTACTTTGCTGCTAATATAATTACTGGTTTTATTAGATTAAATGGTCAGTCGGTTGGTGTTATTGCTAACCAACCGAAGGTGTTGGCAGGCTGTTTGGATATTGATGCTTCTGATAAGGCAGGAAGATTTATTCGTACTTGTGATGCTTTTAATATACCGGTTGTAAACTTTGTAGATGTGCCAGGATTTTTACCTGGTACAAGTCAGGAATACGGTGGCATTATACGGCATGGGGCAAAAATGCTTTATGTTTATAGTGAGGCTACTGTTCCTAAGATTACGCTTATTTTAAGAAAAGCTTACGGCGGTGCTTATATTGCAATGTGTAACAAAGAACTAGGGGCGGATATTGTGCTGGCATGGCCAACGGCAGAAATTGCTGTTATGGGACCAGAAGGGGCAGCAAATATTATCTTTAAAAAAGAAATTGCTGATGCAGAAGACCCTCAAACTGCTAGGGCAGAAATGATAGAAAATTATAAAAAAGAATTTGCTACACCTTATCAAGCAGCCGAAAGAGGATATGTAGATGATGTAATCGAACCTTCGGCTACTCGTCCTAGATTAATTGATGCTTTGAATATGTTGGCTAGCAAACGTGAAACAAGACCGCCTAAAAAGCATGGAAATATACCATTATAA